The Sylvia atricapilla isolate bSylAtr1 chromosome 13, bSylAtr1.pri, whole genome shotgun sequence genome includes a region encoding these proteins:
- the LOC136366796 gene encoding sodium/nucleoside cotransporter 2-like, translating to MEGNQITLDSLEKGTDNPAFSFDGEERHYEECGGPHSESREERRKGKGRFSSFSRKALQPASKAKHFCKAHAKVLRRIVLGLLGIAYLCYFIAACYLNFQRALALVVITAVVVFFICWNIFQKHCGAKVLLLLRPVGNCFQKCWPWLKWLLWVALLAGLIVWLVLDTGRNPEQLISLGGFCFLVLFLFAFSKHHGAVSWRAVFWGLGLEFLFGLFIIRTTPGTQAFQWLGDQVQYFLSYTTAGSSFVFGNTLIEEVFAFQTLPIIVFFSCVMSILYYLGVMQWLILKISWLLQVSMGTTPTETLSVAGNIFVGQTEAPLLIRPYLADMTLSEIHAVMTGGFSTIAGSVMGAYISFGIDAASLIAASVMAAPCALAMAKLVYPEVEESKFKGKASISLAKGEERNILEAASNGAATSVGLVANIAANLIAFLAVLEFINAALRWFGDMVDIEGLTFQVICSYVLMPVAFLMGADWADSPIVAELLGIKIFLNEFVAYQQLATYKKNRLMGLEEWDGNQKQWISERAESITTFALCGFANLSSIGITLGGLASMVPQRKGDLASVVLRALLTGICVSMLNACLAGLLHVPTQVGDCTVFFSNTNFNSTSYSMYTCCKQLFASSVLQNGTLSFTGSWAEQADSVLWLRECCMHYNHTSCAGTV from the exons ATGGAAGGAAACCAGATAACCCTGGACAGCCTTGAGAAGGGCACAGATAACCCAGCTTTCAGCTTTGAT ggagaggagagacaCTATGAGGAATGTGGTGGTCCACACAGTGAGAGCcgagaggagagaagaaaagggaaagggagattCTCCTCCTTCAGCAG GAAGGCCCTGCAGCCGGCATCCAAGGCAAAACATTTCTGCAAGGCTCATGCCAAGGTGTTGAGAAGAATTGTCCTGGGGCTCCTTGGAATAG CCTACCTGTGCTACTTCATTGCGGCCTGTTACCTCAACTTTCAGCGAGCCCTTGCCTTGGTGGTCATAACTGCTGTGGTTGTCTTCTTCATCTGCTGGAACATCTTCCAGAAGCACTGTGGAGCAAaggttctgctgctcctccgCCCTGTTGGGAATTGCTTCCAAAAGTGCTGGCCCTGGCTGAAATG gctcctgTGGGTGGCCCTCCTGGCAGGCTTGATTGTGTGGCTGGTTTTGGACACTGGCAGAAACCCAGAGCAGCTCATCTCATTAGGTGGCTTCTGCTTTTTGGTGCTGTTCCTGTTTGCCTTCTCCAAGCACCACGGTGCG GTGTCCTGGAGAGCTGTTTTCTGGGGTCTTGGTTTGGAGTTCTTGTTTGGACTCTTTATCATCCGAACAACTCCTGGCACCCAAGCTTTCCAGTGGCTGGGAGACCAGGTCCAG TACTTCCTGAGCTACACCACAGCTGGCTCCAGCTTTGTCTTTGGGAACACACTCATTGAAGAAGTCTTTGCCTTCCAG ACCCTGCCCATCAttgttttcttcagctgtgtgaTGTCCATCCTCTACTACCTCGGTGTCATGCAGTGGCTTATTCTCAAG ATCTCCTGGCTGCTTCAAGTCTCAATGGGCACCACCCCAACTGAGACTCTCAGTGTGGCAGGGAACATTTTTGTGGGACAG ACTGAAGCCCCACTGCTCATCCGCCCATACCTCGCAGACATGACCCTGTCAGAGATCCATGCCGTGATGACTGGTGGCTTTTCCACCATTGCAGGCAGCGTGATGGGTGCCTACATATCCTTCGGG ATTGATGCAGCATCACTGATTGCAGCTTCTGTGATGGCTGCGCCCTGCGCCCTCGCCATGGCCAAACTCGTCTACCCTGAAGTGGAGGAGTCCAAGTTTAAGGGCAAAGCAAGCATCAGCCTTGCCAAAGG ggaagagcGGAACATCCTGGAAGCTGCTAGCAATGGGGCTGCCACCTCCGTGGGGCTCGTGGCCAACATTGCAGCCAACCTCATCGCCTTCCTGGCCGTGCTGGAGTTCATCAATGCTGCCCTCCGCTGGTTTGGGGACATGGTAGACATCGAGGGTCTTACCTTCCAG GTGATCTGCTCCTATGTCCTCATGCCTGTGGCCTTTCTCATGGGGGCAGACTGGGCAGATTCACCGATAGTGGCTGAGCTCCTGGGGATCAAGATCTTCCTGAACGAGTTTGTGGCGTACCAGCAGCTGGCCACGTACAAGAAGAACCGTCTGATGGGCCTGGAGGAGTGGGATGGGAACCAGAAGCAGTGGATATCT GAGAGAGCTGAGAGCATCACCACCTTTGCCCTCTGTGGATTTGCCAACCTCAGCTCCATTGGAATCACTCTGGGAGGCCTGG CTTCCATGGTGCCCCAGCGCAAGGGTGACCTTGCCTCCGTGGTGCTGCGGGCCCTGCTCACTGGCATCTGCGTCTCCATGCTCAATGCCTGCCTGGCAG GTCTCCTCCATGTGCCAACACAGGTGGGTGACTGCACAGTGTTCTTCAGCAACACCAACTTCAACTCGACCAGCTACTCCATGTACACCTGCTGTAAGCAGCTCTTTGCCAG ctcagTGCTCCAGAATGGGACTCTCTCCTTCACGGGATCCTGGGCTGAGCAGGCAGATAGTGTGCTCTGGCTCAGAGAGTGCTGCATGCACTACAACCACAcgtcctgtgcagggacagtcTAG